The Cheilinus undulatus unplaced genomic scaffold, ASM1832078v1 Contig16, whole genome shotgun sequence genome window below encodes:
- the LOC121506632 gene encoding ribonuclease kappa-A-like translates to MRGVICGPKQAACGIVISLWGVIMLSMLGIFFITHSAVLIEDVPVTEDDLHQDGNPPQRVYQLYDKVGYNCIIAAAIYVFIGAFSCCQMRLNKQKDYMVH, encoded by the exons ATGCGCGGAGTGATCTGTGGACCGAAGCAGGCAGCCTGTGGGATAGTGATCAGTCTGTGGGGAGTCATCATGTTG TCCATGTTGGGGATTTTCTTCATCACTCACTCAGCCGTTCTGATTGAAGATGTTCCGGTAACGGAGGATGACCTGCACCAGGA TGGCAACCCTCCTCAGAGGGTATACCAGCTCTACGACAAGGTCGGCTATAACTGCATCATTGCCGCCGCCATCTACGTCTTCATCGGAGCGTTTTCCTGTTGTCAGATGAGACTCAACAAACAGAAG GACTACATGGTGCAttag